Proteins from a single region of Antechinus flavipes isolate AdamAnt ecotype Samford, QLD, Australia chromosome 2, AdamAnt_v2, whole genome shotgun sequence:
- the LYSET gene encoding lysosomal enzyme trafficking factor isoform X1 codes for MERLPAEAGSPHCGGLRDSRTPGTGRHRAWRMMNFRQRMGWIGVGLYLLASAAAIYYVFEINETYNRLALEHIQQHPKEPQEGTTWTHSLKARLLSLPFWLWTIIFLIPYLQMFLFLYSCTRADPKTVGYCIIPICLAIICNRHQTFVKASNQISRLQLIDT; via the exons ATGGAACGGCTTCCGGCAGAGGCCGGAAGCCCTCATTGCGGCGGTCTCAGGGACAGCCGGACGCCCGGGACAGGAAG gCACAGAGCATGGAGAATGATGAACTTCCGCCAGAGGAtgggatggattggagtggggctGTATCTATTAGCAAGTGCAGCTGCAATTTACTATGTTTTTGAAATCAATGAAACTTATAACAGACTTGCATTGGAACATATTCAGCAACATCCAAAAGAGCCACAAGAAGGAACCACATGGACACATTCCTTGAAAGCACGACTACTTTCTCTGCCTTTTTGGCTATGGACCATTATTTTTCTAATCCCATACTTACAGATGTTTTTGTTCCTTTATTCTTGCACAAGAGCTGACCCAAAAACTGTGGGCTATTGCATCATTCCTATATGCCTGGCAATTATTTGCAATCGACACCAAACTTTTGTCAAAGCTTCTAATCAGATCAGCAGATTACAACTGATTGATACATAA
- the LYSET gene encoding lysosomal enzyme trafficking factor isoform X2 — protein sequence MPKHPKYSELIVTLAVGKGRMGALHRAWRMMNFRQRMGWIGVGLYLLASAAAIYYVFEINETYNRLALEHIQQHPKEPQEGTTWTHSLKARLLSLPFWLWTIIFLIPYLQMFLFLYSCTRADPKTVGYCIIPICLAIICNRHQTFVKASNQISRLQLIDT from the exons ATGCCAAAACACCCCAAGTATTCTGAGTTAATTGTAACTCTTGCCGTGGGAAAAGGAAGGATGGGAGCTCT gCACAGAGCATGGAGAATGATGAACTTCCGCCAGAGGAtgggatggattggagtggggctGTATCTATTAGCAAGTGCAGCTGCAATTTACTATGTTTTTGAAATCAATGAAACTTATAACAGACTTGCATTGGAACATATTCAGCAACATCCAAAAGAGCCACAAGAAGGAACCACATGGACACATTCCTTGAAAGCACGACTACTTTCTCTGCCTTTTTGGCTATGGACCATTATTTTTCTAATCCCATACTTACAGATGTTTTTGTTCCTTTATTCTTGCACAAGAGCTGACCCAAAAACTGTGGGCTATTGCATCATTCCTATATGCCTGGCAATTATTTGCAATCGACACCAAACTTTTGTCAAAGCTTCTAATCAGATCAGCAGATTACAACTGATTGATACATAA
- the LYSET gene encoding lysosomal enzyme trafficking factor isoform X3, whose protein sequence is MMNFRQRMGWIGVGLYLLASAAAIYYVFEINETYNRLALEHIQQHPKEPQEGTTWTHSLKARLLSLPFWLWTIIFLIPYLQMFLFLYSCTRADPKTVGYCIIPICLAIICNRHQTFVKASNQISRLQLIDT, encoded by the coding sequence ATGATGAACTTCCGCCAGAGGAtgggatggattggagtggggctGTATCTATTAGCAAGTGCAGCTGCAATTTACTATGTTTTTGAAATCAATGAAACTTATAACAGACTTGCATTGGAACATATTCAGCAACATCCAAAAGAGCCACAAGAAGGAACCACATGGACACATTCCTTGAAAGCACGACTACTTTCTCTGCCTTTTTGGCTATGGACCATTATTTTTCTAATCCCATACTTACAGATGTTTTTGTTCCTTTATTCTTGCACAAGAGCTGACCCAAAAACTGTGGGCTATTGCATCATTCCTATATGCCTGGCAATTATTTGCAATCGACACCAAACTTTTGTCAAAGCTTCTAATCAGATCAGCAGATTACAACTGATTGATACATAA